In one Tripterygium wilfordii isolate XIE 37 chromosome 22, ASM1340144v1, whole genome shotgun sequence genomic region, the following are encoded:
- the LOC119991932 gene encoding uncharacterized protein LOC119991932: MDREQQELQFLGFFGIFKHSFKIVFSWRKIFSQITLTLILPLSFVFLFHFQVSHLLFHKVIEDQHDLNRHSNTTTSREKLSHMVSADWAGFWLFKAAYLTVFLILSLLSTAAVVYTIACIYTAKQITFKKVMSVVPRVWKRLVITFIWSFAVALVYNLVAVGVFVLWAVALGFSPIGITIFVVLLILYIAGFLYIKIVWNLASVVSVLEDIYGWKAMVKSRCLIKGKLRVSIGLFIVIGLCYGVIQVVFENFVVFGVAPSLAIWLVIGLICFLFLLKVMLLELVIQTVLYFVCKSYHHESIDMSALSDHLEVFLGNYVPLRAKNVQLEECHV, translated from the coding sequence ATGGACAGAGAGCAGCAAGAGTTACAGTTTCTGGGCTTCTTTGGAATCTTCAAACACTCCTTCAAGATCGTCTTCTCATGGAGAAAAATCTTCAGTCAAATCACTCTGACTCTAATCCTCCCACTCTCCTTCGTCTTCCTCTTTCACTTCCAAGTCTCACATCTCCTCTTCCACAAGGTAATCGAAGACCAACACGACCTCAATCGTCATTCGAATACAACCACCagccgtgaaaagctctctcACATGGTTTCCGCCGACTGGGCTGGATTTTGGCTCTTCAAAGCCGCCTATTTAACTGTATTTCTCATACTCTCTCTGCTCTCAACCGCTGCAGTTGTTTACACCATCGCCTGCATTTACACTGCCAAGCAAATCACCTTCAAGAAAGTCATGAGCGTGGTCCCCAGGGTCTGGAAGCGACTCGTGATTACATTCATATGGAGTTTCGCAGTCGCTCTGGTTTACAACCTTGTTGCAGTTGGGGTTTTCGTTTTGTGGGCTGTTGCTTTGGGGTTTTCTCCGATTGGGATTACGATCTTTGTCGTCCTCTTGATCTTGTACATTGCAGGTTTCTTGTATATCAAAATCGTGTGGAATCTAGCGAGCGTGGTTTCGGTGTTGGAGGACATTTATGGGTGGAAAGCCATGGTGAAGAGCAGGTGTTTGATAAAAGGCAAGCTGCGTGTTTCAATTGGTTTGTTCATTGTGATTGGCTTATGTTATGGGGTGATTCAAGTGGTGTTCGAGAACTTTGTGGTTTTTGGGGTTGCGCCTAGTTTGGCAATTTGGCTGGTGATTGGACTCATCTGCTTCTTGTTTCTACTCAAGGTTATGTTGCTTGAGCTTGTGATCCAAACAGTGCTCTACTTTGTCTGCAAGTCTTATCACCATGAAAGCATTGATATGTCCGCCTTATCTGATCATCTAGAGGTTTTTCTTGGAAACTACGTCCCTCTGAGGGCCAAGAATGTGCAGTTGGAAGAATGTCATGTGTAG